In Phragmites australis chromosome 18, lpPhrAust1.1, whole genome shotgun sequence, the genomic window GGAGGGTTGTGATTAGCAGGGCCGGTGAGAAAGAGACGAGTAGCAAATGGATTTAGGATGAGTCGGGAGACAACGACTGTGCATTGGAGACGTGTTAGTGGGACGGGGGAGCAGACTTGTCAGAGATGACAGAGGGCATGGCAGTGGTTAGGGCGGGACAAATGAGAGGTTGGCAAGGGAAGGAGCTCGTTAGGCAGCCTTACCGGCAGCAAAGGACGGAGGTACATAGCGCGATAGGGAGTTAGGACATGTGTTGGATTCCCGATGGGAAGTCGAGACGGGTGGCAACTGGACAATGGTTAAGAGATGTAAGGATCGATTGATTAAAACCTTTGATCTTGATCCAATGGTAAAAGTATCCATTGAAAAATAAAACGATTTCTATTGACTGAAAATTCAACAGGccctttttcattttcttcccATGTTTTCTTACTTGCTAGTGAAGTTGGTTGATCACTTTCGGTAGAAACAATATAAAACTACCGACTACAGAAGTCCATGAACTACTCCAATTAGGACTGCTAATATATGCATTACGGATGTTGCCATGCAAATCAAAGGGTGCCAACTAAGCTGTGTAGCGTTCATCTCGTAAGCTTTTACCTACTGCACAACAAATATACTTGTTCTAATATATTAGGACTGCTAATATATTACATTGCTTTTTCCAATGAAATATGCGCTAGTTGTCGATTACAGGGCCACAGGGGTGAGTATTGAATTATCTTGGAGCAACTTGATGCAGTGGGCAAGCGTGTTCTTAGATGTCAAACATACATTAGTCATTGCTGGCTGTTTCAAGAATTAGGATAGCTCGGTTGGTTAAAGGTGTGGATGTACATTTAGATCACTTAAGTTTGAGTTCTCTTCAAtgtaaatttaaatatatatttttttctcatttatAATGTCACCTAGTTTCTTTTAGGttgatcgagttttttttttaagctgGCTGTTTCCAAGATATGCAGTGGTCAACCCACCCAGTTCCATGCTCCCAGCAGCAGTACTTTATTTTGTTTACGTTTTTCCAAGCCTCTCTGCTCCTCAAGTCACTGCCCAAATCCGTTGATCTTAGGTTAATACTCTTTTTATTCTAGGATAGGTACTATATTATATTAAATCTTAGAAACATACCTTTCTCATTTTTTATATAGTGCAGTGTCCCATGTATATATACAAGCAGTTTGCTAGAGGAAGTCAAgcccctcccttcttcctccctGGCTGTGGAGGCTTCTTTCTCCTCCCTTTGTGTTTCTTTGAGTGAGAGGAGAAGTTTCCAGAAGCTTCTGGGTCATGGCGGCATCGCCTATCCTGCAGTTGTGCGAGTGAGGGAAGTTTCAAAGCTATGGTTATTCTGTTTTGTTGCTGAGTATTATTTTGGAAATTTTTGTTGTATTGAGAGAGATCAAAGGATTGGCGGCTGCCCTTGAAGAGGAACTTCTGTGAGAGGATTGACGTTGTATTGAGAGAGATCAAAGGATTGGCGGCTGCCCTTGAAGAGGAGCTTCTGTGAGAGGATtgacaagaaaatgatgaggtgAGTTGGATAACTGTGTGTAGAAAAGGTGGAAGTTACAAGACAACAATGAGGTGAGTTGGACTACTGTAGTTTGTTCCTTGTTATGCTTTTTTGGAAGTTACAAACTTTTTTCTAatacaaatattttcataagACCTAATTGATTGCGAGTTATCCCATTGAAATTTCCGGAAAACATTTGACAAAAAATGGAAGAAATATTTTAAATTCTTGATCTTTAGTTTGAATCTTTTCAAACATATTGGAAATTCAACTTGACCGTTCCCAAAGTATTTTTGCTAGTCCGATGACCACCCTTTCCCCCCACTTTTCACAAGAACGTTCTTCTACTTTTGGCTTTACATAGAAAAGAACTACTTGAAACTTTTATGCGTCCAAGAGGTAATGTTTCTACATATTTCGTATTTTTAGCTTCTCACCTAGCACGGTGGTTTCAGTAGCGAATATTAAACCAGTGACATCTGCATACATTGATTTGTTTCATCCTTCAGAAGATGTTACGATGGTTTGTTATGTGTAAATTCAATCAGTTGTCAATTGCAATAGGCCATGGTAGATCCAGTCACACATGGGTCATTACAGTGTCACACACACTCCATTTCACAATATAAGTTCATAGCCGCCTGCCATACACAGACAAGAGTCACTTATTCTAGGGAAGAGTTGATGAGAAATGACCACACATGTCTATGAAATCGTATTAAATAGAATACTATAAGCCGACAACCCCCCAACCTCTTTCACACCAAAATTAGAAATACTTTTGTTCTCAATGAACTCCAAAGTAGAAGTCTGAAACGGAGTGAGTACTGTCATTGGTAGAAAAGACATGTAGTACTGCTTGACTGGCAACAAAATACATCGATTCCAGTCTTGGAAACAACTACACCTCCATTGCTAGAACTTCAAGTACATAattttccatgaattttgaactCTTCAGGTTCAATCCCAGAGAACGAAGCAAGAGATAAATAACAGAACACAGCCACAGGTTCAGTTAAAGCAACAAGCAGCAAGACAATGCGTCAGTTAAAAGATTGCTTCAGAAAATGGACAAGCCAGCAAAAGCGGATTCTAGACCCTGGAGGCAACATTGCACTGACATGGAACCGTATCTTCCTCGTCTCTTGTGTGGCTTCTTACTGCGTTgatcctctcttcttcttcttgctaaCAGTTGACGGCACAAACCCCTGCATGAGAATAGACCGCCATTTGGCCATCGTACTCACTTATCTCCGGACTATTGTTGACATGTTCTTCATAGTAACTATTGCCACAAGACTTTGCACTGCATATGTTGATCCAGTCTCCAAAGTGCTTGGCAAAGGTGAACTAGTCACAGATCCTAAAAGGATTGCACACACATACATCAGAACAAACTTCTTCATTGACCTAGTAGCTGCATTGCCTGTTCCACAAGTACGTGCCCTTTGTCAGATAATTGCACAACTGCAATCAGAAAAGAGTGATATATGTGTGGCTACTAAGTATTAATGCAGCACCTTCTTTGCATATGCAGATACTTGTGTGGGCAGTCCTGCCATCTCTGAGCTTCAAATATATTGGTGCCCCATTGTTTCTGATAATCTTGGTCCAATCTGCAGTCAGATTATACATCATAATTCAGCTCAGCATAAGCATTATCAAGACAGTGGGCTATATCACTAAAAATGGGTGGGATGGAACTATCTACAACCTATTTCTGTATTTGGTCGCCAGTCATGTGAGCCTTCGGCATTTTCTCTTGAATTATACTAAGAAATATTTTATGAAATCCAGATATTAAAAGTACAGTAAAATTTATAGAGAAAACTTGAAAAAGATAAATCATGTCATGAACGAAATAACAATGTACTTTAGCCTCCAGGGACCTGATTAGTACTAATGTTAGCAATGTTACACAGGCATTTAAAGCACATGTAAGAAACCATGGAATTGGGTCAAACATATAACATTCTATGCACAAAACTTGTGCTATGTCCCATGGAAAAAATagtatttcatgtgatacattTCCACCAGGTTGTCGGATCAATATACTATCTACTTGCAGTTGATCGGCAGAAGACATGCTGGGAAACACAATGCTCTGTCGAGGACCGGATTATGAATAAAACACCATGTGATTTCAAGTTTCTTGACTGCCGATATTCCACATCAAGTGAAAGTCACAATTGGGCACAGAGCACAAATGTCTTTACAAAATGCAACGTTGACAGTAATAGTATCAGTATCAACTATGGGATATTCAGCCAAGCAATGAAAAATGGTGTGGCCAcaacatcatttcttgagaaaTATTTCTACTCCCTGTGGTGGGGACTCCAACAGCTAACGTTCGTTCTTACATCTCAAaattaactctatgcatttTGATAGTTCCAGTTTGGCATTATTCGAGATGATAATTGTGGTGTAGTAGTATCACGCAACAACTTACCCTTACCAACAAGTTCATAGTATTCACAATATTTTGTGGAAGAGCACACATAATTCTAGGAGACTGAAATTCACTTTTTGTATGTTTTTGGTGTCAGCACGTATGGCAATCCTTTAGTGACAAGTTCCTTCATTGGAGAAAACCTATTTGCCATAGGGCTAACCCTTCTCAGCATTGGTTTGTTTGCTCAGCTAATAGGAAACATGATGGTAAGTTGTCTAACAATTAGCCATATTGCTAACAATATACTTATGTAGATGTAGTAGATCTAACAAGGAAAAGAATTGTCCACAGACATACATGAGATCCCGTTCTACAAACGCCGAAGATTGGAGAATACAAAAGGCAGAAACGGAGGATTGGATGACAGATCATCAAATACCTGATGATTTGCGGATTCGCATCTCCCGGTTCTTGGAATGCAAATGGATTGCAACACAGGGAATTGAAGAGGACTCGATACTCAAACAGCTACCTGTTGATCTTCGTCAAGACATAAAACAGTACCTATGCCTTGATCTTGTTCAACGCGTAAGTGGTTTTCTGGTTACCGCTAACATGTTCTGCTATAATAGCAACAATCTCTTCTACTTCAAATTTAAACGAAAGAAGAGAAACATTACTGATGAACAACAAACAGCAATAGTCAATTATGAGATGAACCAAAAGCATGTCCTCCAATTTAAATTTCAGGTGCCACTCTTCTCTGTAATGGACCAGCAACTACTCAACGCTATTTGTGAGCGTATGACCTACTTCCTTCGTACTGAGGGCACTTATATTATTCGTGAGGGAGACCCCGTCAAGGTGATGCTATTTATAATCCGTGGGAAGCTAGAGAGCTCCACGACAGATGGTGGCAGGACGggcttcttcaactccatcatCCTAAAGCCAGGTGATTTCTGCGGTGAGGAGTTGCTCACATGGGCATTGCTTCCCAGATCTAGTGAAAGCTACCCATCATCAACAAGAACTGTAAGAACAATCGCCGAGTTTGAGGCATTCTCCCTGCAGGCAGATGACATCAAGTTTGTGGCCAGCACATTCAGAATGATGCATTCCAAAAATCTGCAGCACATTCTCCGGTTCTACTCGAACCAGTGGAGAACATGGGCAGCCTGCTTCATCCAGTCTGCATGGAGGAGGCACAGGAACCGGCAGAAGATAGCAGAAGGAGGCTTGAGCAGCAGGTGGAAATCATTTTTCTCATTGATCGATAACCATGCCAACGAAGCGAGGCATCAGAATAACGATGGTTCTTCCAGCTCTACGCCACAGGGAGCAGAGTTTCCTTTCTCAAAGATTGCCACGATCTTCTTAAAAGCGCAGAAGGACCGGCCTATGGAGTCTGATTTCTCCATGGATGATCACTCAGAGTAGCATATAATATGCACTGATGTaaataaattaagttacaaATAGTGAGTTTTTTAATTTAACAAAGATGAGCCATTacttttttagtattttttaattACTTGGGCACAACATTCTGGGGCTGCTGCTAAATAGACAGGGAGGTGGTACTACAGAGTTTCAGCACATGATATGAGTCATTTGATCCTATTGATCCTTCTACCTCCGGTTGCTTATACGCGTCATTTGGACTTTTGACATGGTCTCAAAATACTAGTTCGGCTGCTAAGTTTAAATATAATATGCTGTtagatataaattttttttttgatattattGATGAACATTTCATGACGAATCTAATTTTATCAACTTCATGAGGCTAATTTAGAGCCTTTTTGTTTACATGTTAATGGCCAAAACTAAAATTGCTTGATAGACACGGCTGATATCTAATTGTCTGAATAAATGATTAAATATTTGTAGTTCGGAGATAACGACAAACTTAGCACTTGTGCATGGTCAAAAAGGAACCTTAGAAAATTTGAGGAATTCAACTTCACAAATATAATGAATAAAAGAATCAGTGGTACACAGAATGTGCTCTGGCAAAACATGAGCTTCACAAAGAACCAATTATTAGATAAAGCCGGACAACAAGTAACAAGACGTTTATACCAAATTTCATATGTGTAGTGCAAACAAAACAATgttaagcatatgcaaaaaatagAATGTCAGCTAAAGTGGATTTATCCAACATTCCTAGAGGCTAGAATGTTGTTTTCTCAAAGCATAGGGTAGCTTAGCAAAGTGACTATATTTTCGACATTCTTGTCCAATACATAGATGAGAAATATGCACAAAAGGTAAGGATTCCAGTAAGCACTTTAGTATTTAACAAAGATGAGCCAATATTCAACTACTCACCTAGTCTCAACATTTCTCCCTAGTCTCAAGTCTCAACCACTCACCTAGTTATTCAGTTTTCCAAGTTGTGCCTGTGTTACCTTTTCAAGTCAACTGAAATATGGAGTGAAAAAAACTCCATGTAATTTCAAAATCTTCAATTGTCGACATGCCAGCTGAAGTGATGATAAAAATTAGGCAGATAACACAAATATTTATGCAACGAATTGTAATGTGGGCAGCCACAATGTCAGCATAAATTACAGAATATTCATTCATCCAATGCAAAATGAAGTGGCTACAATATTTCTATCAGAGAAATACTTCTTTTGACTGTTGTGGGGACACTTAACATTTGACATATGCATTTCTACACTAACTTATGGATTTTTGACAATTCCAGCCTTGCATCACCCCAGAGTCTAGACATACCATCAGGTTGTATAGTATCAATAGCAGCTTgtctataaaatttgttttgacCTGTTGATGTCACTTTTCAGACAAATGAATATAGCCTCCTTTTCTAAATAGATGTCATTACAAGATTGCCTCAATGTTCAGGAAAACACAGAACAGGCAGCAAGGAAAACCTGACTGATCGGCAGACGATGACTCGGGATAGCAAATAACCTGCATTCATATAGTCAAATGATGTAGGTGGTAAACTTGGTAATCAAACAAATGATGATCTCACTATGTGTTAGCTATATCTACCAAATTTTCATAATCCTCTCATCCGTCAATAATCGTTTCAGGGTTCTATTGTTCATAATGTTAACTTAGCTCTTGAATAATGGTTCAATGTATGCATGTTGCAGACAAGAACAATATTAACAAATCTGATGCCAACTTCACATGTAAGATATATGAAAAGATATGAATCCAAATAAGAAAAGTTTGCATGAGTAAGCATTGACGTTGAACTGCAAAAAGCAGCCTTAGTCACTTACTAATAAAATCTCAAGATAAGAAacctaaaaaaataagaaaagaggTATCCTTGTATGCTTGATGGGAAACACCAGCACTCCAGCTGAGTGGAGTTGCCAGTTGCCACCCTAAAAAAACTCTAGTGGAACTGCTAATAATATGTGCAAGAAGTGAAACAGCTGAGTCCAAATCTCCAACCCTTATTTATTCTCTGTCTACCACCCTTTCTCAATAGGGAAGGAAATCGTAAGTCAAGTGCCCATTTCTGAGGTACGGAATCATGTTAGATCAATCAGCAACATGAATGCTGGATAATAATGAGCATCCACAGCTTTAAGATTTGAGTGTTTTAACATGTTAGTATACAGTGGAAACAAAATAAGACCCAAATGAATAATAACAAAATGCTTAGCAGACGACCCAATACTCAATTGTACAAGAAAAAGTTAAGTACAAGTTGAAAACGACCAGTGAGATCAATCATTGGTCAAAACGGTTGACATCATAGAACTCGATGTTCTTATATTTCTGAGAAATTATTTCTGCCTGAACTTTCCGAGCTGTGTCAGTTGCACATCCAACTAGGATGAGCACTGATGTTCCAGCAAATCCCCGGAATGCCGTCAAGTGAGATATTTGTTCAACCACAGATGGTCCAGCAGCTAGAACAGCCAGAAAGGCAGATCCTAGGACAGATATACGACTAAGAACCTGCAGTGACATATAACTACTCAGTACAACATATGGGAGAGATAGTTCGCAAATCCACAGCTGATGCAATTCTTGTCCTCCTATATTGTGCTTGTTTGTGCACAGTGGATTTCAGGTTTGCTTGGCTAACTGGTTTGAAATATTAAGTGTACTTGAATTCTGTTGACTGGGTTTATTTTATTGAACTTGAGGCTTCTGCATCTGTTTGTCCAAGAAAATATGCGCTGGTAATGTTAAATCTTCTTTCCGCATACATAATATATCTAGTTTTGTGAACTAGGAAGGcccaaatatttgaaaatgtcAAGTGTGAGGTGTTTGTTATTTTCCCCTCCCTTTTCCAGTACTAAGGTTTCATTATGATGAGAAATGTTGTCCAATTGCTTAAAACAGCATTCAACATTGCAACATATAAGACTAGCTCTATGGATATAGGATGTTTGACCAATGGCAATTATAGCCAATaaccagtggcggagcttggtCGTAAATTAAGAGGGAGCCAACATTTATAAGGGGATGTACTGCATAAGAAAGGGGTGGCCATTTCTAAGCTTAAGTAGCATTTAACCATAAAGCCTAATACTTTGACTAAGGGACTACAATATTGTGGGGGGCCTCTCCGCCCCTGCCAATGACCAATGGCACCATCTTTTGACCAGCCAGTTATGAATAGGATATAGGATATTTGTGTTGGCTTTTCTGAGTAACAAATGGCTTAAAACAATCAGCCCGAGTTCAACATTAGTTATGATATTGCAAACAAACACATGAATAAACAATTTTCATCTGCAGAACTTCAAGTTGAGGGGAAATGCATCAGATTTCAAGTTGTTTATCGATCTTTCATATCACAAGAATAAAATAATGAGTTGGAACATGTGCATCAGAATTAAAGGCAAGCATCTCTTCTAATGTAAGAGTAACAACTCACTGTTTTAATAAACGCAGCTGTACTTTTTCCTGGCCGCACAAGCGGTATTGAAGCGCCTTGCCGCTTCAATTGCTCACTAAGATCATCAGGATCCAATTGAAGAAATGTGTAATAGTAATTGAAAAAGGCTATAAGTAATACATTAGTTGGAAGATACAGAGCACCTAAGccagaaaaataataaaatgagaTTAACTTGTGAATAAACAATTTATGGGTATCAGCATTCTCCCAGTAAAAGCAACAGTTTTCAAATGAACTATAAATCTAGACAGTTTACCTCCTGGATTAAGGGCTACGGCAGCCTTCTTAAGAAACTCTAAGCCAGTGAATCGTGCCAATGTACCAGGCAAAGCCGGCGAAGATGTAGAGAATATGATAGGCA contains:
- the LOC133898916 gene encoding probable cyclic nucleotide-gated ion channel 14; protein product: MRQLKDCFRKWTSQQKRILDPGGNIALTWNRIFLVSCVASYCVDPLFFFLLTVDGTNPCMRIDRHLAIVLTYLRTIVDMFFIVTIATRLCTAYVDPVSKVLGKGELVTDPKRIAHTYIRTNFFIDLVAALPVPQILVWAVLPSLSFKYIGAPLFLIILVQSAVRLYIIIQLSISIIKTVGYITKNGWDGTIYNLFLYLVASHVVGSIYYLLAVDRQKTCWETQCSVEDRIMNKTPCDFKFLDCRYSTSSESHNWAQSTNVFTKCNVDSNSISINYGIFSQAMKNGVATTSFLEKYFYSLWWGLQQLTTYGNPLVTSSFIGENLFAIGLTLLSIGLFAQLIGNMMTYMRSRSTNAEDWRIQKAETEDWMTDHQIPDDLRIRISRFLECKWIATQGIEEDSILKQLPVDLRQDIKQYLCLDLVQRVPLFSVMDQQLLNAICERMTYFLRTEGTYIIREGDPVKVMLFIIRGKLESSTTDGGRTGFFNSIILKPGDFCGEELLTWALLPRSSESYPSSTRTVRTIAEFEAFSLQADDIKFVASTFRMMHSKNLQHILRFYSNQWRTWAACFIQSAWRRHRNRQKIAEGGLSSRWKSFFSLIDNHANEARHQNNDGSSSSTPQGAEFPFSKIATIFLKAQKDRPMESDFSMDDHSE